In Primulina eburnea isolate SZY01 chromosome 5, ASM2296580v1, whole genome shotgun sequence, a single window of DNA contains:
- the LOC140831838 gene encoding uncharacterized protein, with the protein MGGQAKISNWEMKQILEKTVKTNRKDWTIKLDDALWVGLWESLSFTFGTGAQGILGCQKIKFKGASGKQRLLQLNEMEEFRNDAYENAKIYKEKTKRWHDIQILRRLFEPGQHVLLFNSRLRLFPGKLKSRWSGPFTVETVYPHGAIELKCKNGETFKVNGQRVKHYFGNEVRHMDNIPLREPK; encoded by the exons ATGGGCGGGCAAGCAAAGATATCCAACTGGGAGATGAAACAGATATTAGAAAAGACAGTGAagacaaaccggaaggattggaCGATCAAGCTAGATGATGCATTATGG gttggtctttggGAAAGCTTGTCATTTACCTTTGGAACTGGAGCACAAGGCATTTTGGGCtgtcaaaaaattaaatttaagggaGCATCGGGCAAACAACGACTGCTGCAGCTGAATGAGATGGAGGAGTTTAGGAATGATGCATACGAAAATGCCAAGATATACAAGGAAAAGACCAAGAGATGGCATGACATACAGATTCTTCGACGACTTTTCGAACCGGGGCAACATGTGTTATTATTCAATTCCCGACTGAGgctgtttcctggtaagttaaaATCACGATGGTCTGGACCATTCACAGTGGAAACAGTGTACCCACATGGGGCAATTGAGCTAAAATGCAAAAATGGTGAGACATTCAAAGTCAACGGTCAGAGAGTCAAGCATTACTTTGGGAATGAAGTGCGACACATGGACAACATCCCACTGCGAGAACCAAAGTAG